The Streptomyces phaeolivaceus genome has a window encoding:
- the ruvX gene encoding Holliday junction resolvase RuvX — translation MRRGRRLAIDVGDARIGVASCDPDGILATPVETVPGRDVPAAQRRLRQLIDEYVPIEVIIGLPRSLKGGEGPAAAKVRGFAQELARMIAPVPVRLLDERMTTVTASQGLRASGVKSKKGRSVIDQAAAVIILQQALESERVSGKAPGEGVEVVI, via the coding sequence ATGCGCCGGGGCCGTCGGCTCGCGATCGACGTCGGGGACGCCCGGATCGGGGTCGCCTCCTGCGACCCCGACGGGATCCTCGCCACCCCGGTCGAGACCGTCCCGGGACGCGATGTCCCCGCAGCTCAGCGTCGATTGAGACAATTGATCGACGAGTACGTACCTATCGAGGTAATCATCGGACTCCCGCGCTCCCTCAAGGGAGGTGAAGGCCCGGCGGCAGCCAAGGTACGGGGGTTCGCCCAGGAGTTGGCGCGAATGATCGCGCCCGTTCCGGTCAGACTTCTCGACGAGAGGATGACCACAGTGACGGCGAGTCAAGGACTGCGTGCCTCAGGTGTGAAATCCAAAAAGGGCAGGTCGGTCATTGACCAGGCGGCAGCCGTGATCATCCTGCAACAGGCGCTGGAATCCGAACGGGTGTCAGGTAAAGCTCCGGGCGAGGGCGTCGAAGTGGTCATCTGA